In the Vibrio agarivorans genome, AGGTGATTTCAACGCTGTCGCCGACCTGATAAGGACGGGCAAGAGGGGTGGTAATGAAGCGGCACCCCCCTTTTGATAGATCACGCACTTCACACTCCGCTTGCTGATTCTCTGATCGAACGCGACCTACGAGATTTACATCGTAGCGAGGTTCTTTACGTAACTGCTGAACTTTCATAGTACGTGGGACTGACATCGCGATATACGGCAGAGGGTCGTGAATCACGTGTTCTATTTGTGCTCTAAAGTGTACGACAGCTCCTTCACCTCGTGGTGAAATAGCTCTTACATTGACCCAAAAGCCTTCTTGAAAGTAGTTCGCAAGATCATCTTCAGACATCACTGGTGGTTCGATCATCACCATGGTGTCAGAGTGAGTGCCGATAAAGTTGGCTGAAATTCGAAATGTAGTGCCAACCGGTGTGGTGATATTGATGGTCATTTCACTGCCATGTTCCACCATCGCTAAGGCATCAACACTGTTGAGTGTAGACACTTCGCTGGTTGGTTTTCTCACTGATGTTGTAAGCCCCATTAAGCCTTCCCCGCTTATCGAGATTATTTTTATTTGCTGTGTGTTTTTTGATCAAACGAGACAATTTAAGTCAGTTGATTTTTTATGCTATACCCCTAGCCCGAGTATGCATTGAATATAATTTGGCCATTCTATGTGGGATCTCTGTTCCAGAAAATAGCTTATTGACCTATTTAAGGTTAATTCTGTCACACTCTGTTACATTGATCACATGAATAATCCCGATACTAAATGAAAAAGCCCGGCTAGAAAATAGCCAGGCTCAATAGGAAGGGTTAGTTGGTCAATTAATGATCTAAATAGAGGTAGTTTTGCCAACTCTTCATACGGATAAGTACTTTACGCATAACAGAGACATGGGTAAATTTATCCGAGTAAACCGCTACTTCTACCGCGGTACCCATAGGTAAATCATATTGGGTTAAATCGTCTGTAATTCGAAGTGTGACAAAGACGCGTCCATTGGTACGAAGCGCATCTGTCCCTAGTAGCTGTCCTCGTGCTTGGAATTGGCTTTCACCGATCGCTGGAATTACTTCGACCACTTCACCTTTAAATACTTGCCCTGGTAAGGCGCGGAACATAAATTCAGCCTCAAAGCCCGGTTTTAAGCGTTGCAATGAGTTTTGGCGAAATGCCGCTGTGTATAGGAGCTCTTCCGTATGAATGAAGGTCATGACTGGTGCGAGCGGCAGCGGCACTGCCATTACGCCGGGACGCAGCGCGATTTGGGTTGCATAGCCGTCGGTTGGCGCTCGTACGATAGTTTGCTCTAGGTTGAATTCAGCTTGTCGCAGTTCTGCAAGTAGTGAGGCGACTTGGGTGTTTTGCCCACCAATCTCGGAATCAAGTGCAATTTCGGCTTGTTTTTGATTGGCATTGGCCACTTCAAGTGCCGCTTGCGAGCCTTTGTAGGCTTGGCGACGAGTATCCAGTTGTTGCTCAGTAAACGCGCCCTTATCAAAGCCACGCTGATAACGCTGGAACTCGCGCAATGCTTTATCCCGCTCTGCGAGTGCCTGTTCAACAGCGGCTTTTGCCTCTACCAAGTTAGACTCAAGGCCCAAAGCGCCTTGGTTGGCTTCTTTGATTTTAGCTTGA is a window encoding:
- a CDS encoding flagellar brake protein; translated protein: MGLTTSVRKPTSEVSTLNSVDALAMVEHGSEMTINITTPVGTTFRISANFIGTHSDTMVMIEPPVMSEDDLANYFQEGFWVNVRAISPRGEGAVVHFRAQIEHVIHDPLPYIAMSVPRTMKVQQLRKEPRYDVNLVGRVRSENQQAECEVRDLSKGGCRFITTPLARPYQVGDSVEITFLMPQGKQKQFAPLYGRVCNLQRSSFHARYGVQFDDKGRENAKFLLANLKFNGSKLTLR
- a CDS encoding HlyD family secretion protein, which gives rise to MDLLLVMTYAALCIAIFKIFNIPLNKWTVPTAVLGGVVLVGTLILLMNYNHPFTQLGNQIFSTTPVVSGVRGRVTEVPVEPNVPLKKGDVLFKIDPEPFQAEVAKVQAKIKEANQGALGLESNLVEAKAAVEQALAERDKALREFQRYQRGFDKGAFTEQQLDTRRQAYKGSQAALEVANANQKQAEIALDSEIGGQNTQVASLLAELRQAEFNLEQTIVRAPTDGYATQIALRPGVMAVPLPLAPVMTFIHTEELLYTAAFRQNSLQRLKPGFEAEFMFRALPGQVFKGEVVEVIPAIGESQFQARGQLLGTDALRTNGRVFVTLRITDDLTQYDLPMGTAVEVAVYSDKFTHVSVMRKVLIRMKSWQNYLYLDH